One stretch of Diorhabda carinulata isolate Delta chromosome 5, icDioCari1.1, whole genome shotgun sequence DNA includes these proteins:
- the LOC130894495 gene encoding uncharacterized protein LOC130894495 — MSENNIDVPYQNAIGCLMYLVVNSRLDIAYAVSYLSQFNNGHSLEHWNCIKRVFRYLKATSDLLLTFKKTNSICIEGYVDATWGDHQDDRRSHTGFIFKLAGGPISWETHKQRTIALSSCEAEYMAASEACKEAVYLRRLISEVLCDTPKAVKLFVDNQSAIKIAENPVFHNRTKHIDIRFHFIREVINDGKVKLEYKPSNEMIADELTKGLGRIKHTQFVRDMGLIRI, encoded by the coding sequence atgtCCGAGAATAATATTGATGTACCATACCAGAACGCCATAGGATGTCTTATGTATTTAGTTGTCAATTCAAGGCTTGATATAGCTTATGCTGTTAGCTATTTAAGCCAATTCAACAATGGACATTCATTAGAACATTGGAATTGTATAAAGAGAGTATTCCGCTATCTAAAAGCTACATCTGATTTATTGTTAACATTCAAGAAAACAAACTCTATATGCATTGAAGGCTATGTTGATGCCACTTGGGGAGATCACCAGGATGATAGACGGTCTCACACAGGCTTCATATTCAAACTAGCTGGAGGTCCTATTTCATGGGAAACCCACAAGCAGAGGACCATAGCCCTTTCATCATGTGAAGCAGAATACATGGCTGCATCTGAGGCATGTAAAGAAGCTGTTTATCTACGTCGACTTATAAGCGAAGTGCTGTGTGACACACCAAAAGCTGTTAAGCTTTTTGTTGACAACCAAAGTGCAATAAAAATTgcggagaacccagtgtttcaTAACCGTACTAAACACATTGATATTCGGTTTCATTTTATTCGTGAAGTGATTAATGATGGAAAAGTTAAGTTAGAGTATAAACCCTCAAATGAAATGATTGCCGATGAGCTTACGAAAGGATTGGGACGGATCAAACATACACAATTTGTGAGGGATATGGGTCTCATtagaatttaa
- the LOC130894496 gene encoding protein GVQW3-like, with amino-acid sequence MQRSLEERYAIKFCVKLGKSATETFDMIKQAYPDVALARSGVFRWHQAFLEGREEVADEDRAGRPSTSTNTDNVTRVRKVLNTDRRLSIRLIAQMLNLPKAVVHDIVTEHLNMRKVCAKIVPKVLTDDQKLRRVEVCQENSNMCESDPPIFE; translated from the coding sequence ATGCAGCGTTCGTTAGAGGAGAGGTACGCGATTAAATTCTGTGTGAAACTCGGTAAATCAGCGACAGAGACGTTTGATATGATCAAGCAGGCTTACCCAGATGTTGCTTTAGCAAGAAGTGGTGTGTTTCGGTGGCACCAGGCCTTTTTGGAGGGCCGGGAAGAGGTCGCCGATGAAGACCGTGCTGGAAGACCTTCGACTTCGACAAACACCGACAATGTGACTCGTGTGCGCAAAGTTTTGAACACAGACCGTCGACTAAGTATTCGTTTGATTGCCCAGATGTTAAATTTACCAAAAGCTGTGGTTCATGACATTGTGACGGAGCATTTGAACATGCGCAAGGTGTGCGCGAAGATAGTCCCAAAAGTGCTCACTGACGACCAGAAATTGAGGCGAGTGGAAGTGTGCCAAGAAAATTCGAACATGTGTGAAAGTGACCCCCCAATTTTTGAATAA